Genomic DNA from Fibrobacter sp. UBA4297:
CGGACAGCACTTGGAACTTTGTTCCTTAGTGCGCATGGCCACCTTTAGGTGGGAATCTCCTTTTTATCATAAACGAGAAGGTTGTGCCTAATTCTTTCGGCTATGTTCAGGACTAGCTTTGTCTGGCATGACCATTTTGTCCGCGTTTAATTTAAACTGTAGACATTTAATTCATGAAAATGTAGGTTATTTGTGGATTATTTTCTAAAAATACTTGATGTCATAAATAAATATGTGGACTTTTAATAATTTTTAGTATATATTTAGAACGTTGCTTGGTGTGGATTTGGAGATGTTTATGAGAACGAAATGTTCTGGTCTTTTTGCGACGTTGGGATGGGCCGTTTTTGGCCTTTTTGGCGTATTTGGCGCGCAATCGGCTTTTGCCGCAAATCCATTGACGACGGACTTTTATTCTGCGGATGCCGCAGCCCTCGTGCATAACGACTCGCTCTTTATTTTTGCGGGCCACGATGAACAGGGGCCGCAGGGCAATAACAATAAAGCCTTCATCATGAACGACTGGCACGTGCTCGTGACCGATGATATGGAACATTATCATGATTACGGCGCTGTTTTGAGTGTCAAAACGTTCAAATGGGCGAATGCGAGCGCTTTTGCAGGCCACTGCGAATACCGAAATGGCAAGTTTTACTGGTACGTGGCCGTCCATCACGGGACCATCAAGGAAAATGGAAGTGAAGGATTTGCGATTGGCGTTGCCGTCGCGGATCATCCGTCGGGACCGTGGAAAGACGCCATTGGGCAGGCACTAATTACCGACAATACGCCGAATGACGTGAAATTGAACATCGACCCCGCGATTTTTTACAATGGCGACGATATCTGGATGTATTGGGGCTCGTGGAATGCAGGCCGCCGCGTGAAGCTCAAGGAAAACATGATTGAACTTGCGGGCACGCCCGAAGATATCAAAATCAAGGACTTCTTTGAAGCGCCGTGGATGCATTATTTCCGTGGCAATTATTACTTCAGTTACGCATCGGGTTATCCCTCGACGACGAATTATTCCATGGCGCCGAGCCTGAACGGACCGTGGACGCCAAAAGGCGTTATCAACGACAAAATGGAAAATTCCGAGACGAACCACCAGGCGATTTTCAAGTATCTCGGACACTGGTATTTCATGTATCACGGTGCGAATTCTCCGGGCGGCTGGACGTACCGCCGTTCCGTGAACATCGACTATCTCTATTACGACCGCAATGGCTTAATCCAGAAAATCAAACATACGGATGGCGTGGATCCGGTCAACAATGCGCTTCTCGAAGAGGGCGGTTACCGCTTGACGGTCTCGCATAGCAATTTGGCTCTCGAAGATAACGATGGCGTTGTGGTGCAGCAGACTGCGGACGAAAAGAACAAAACACAGCTTTGGGTGCTTGCACATGGCGATTCGGCGCGTTATTACACGCTCAAAAATTTTGCGACGGGCCGCTACTATTGCCCGCCCAAGACTTTGTTGGATACGGTCAAGACTTCTGAAACATCTTGTGAAATCCGCATCGAGAACGCCTCTGCGAAAAAAGGCTATTTCTTGTTTACCGATTACGACAGCGATTACTTGGGCGATGTGCTGAACATCTCGAAGGAAGTCGGGATGCCGGTCATCACGTGGGTTCGCACAGGAACGGATAACCAGAAAGTGCAATTCGCAAAAGCGGAACTGCCGAAGGTTGAACCTCCGAAGGATTCGTCAAATGTTGAAACGCCGCCGGATTCCGGCAATGGCGGGACGACGGGAATTGCGCATGGCTCGCGAGGTTCAATGGATGCGTTGAAAACACTGACTTTGCAACAGATTTACTACGATGCCTCTGCTCGCGTGATTCATTTGGGTGCCGATGCGTCTTGGGCTTTGCTTGATGTAAATGGTGTTGTTGTGCGTCGTGGTTATGGTCGTGAAATCAGTGTGCGTTCCGTCTGCTCAGGAATGTACTTTGTCCGCAACGGCCGTACCACCGCAATGGTTATGGTAAGGTAATGCTACTGTGTCATCCTGAGCGAAACGTAGTGGAGTCGAAGGATCCAGTGAATTTTTAAGGAGTATGGAAATGAAGGTTTTGAATTTTGCAAATCTTGTGAGCGGCGCGAAACTTGCGACTCTCGCGACAATTGGCGCCTTTGGCGTCTCCGCTGTGTCGGCTGCCGATTGGTACGCCAAGGACAACTTGCAGCCGGGTCATGACCCGAGCATGATTCGCTTTGAGGACGGTTACGCCCTCATGAGCACGAACAACAACT
This window encodes:
- a CDS encoding family 43 glycosylhydrolase is translated as MRTKCSGLFATLGWAVFGLFGVFGAQSAFAANPLTTDFYSADAAALVHNDSLFIFAGHDEQGPQGNNNKAFIMNDWHVLVTDDMEHYHDYGAVLSVKTFKWANASAFAGHCEYRNGKFYWYVAVHHGTIKENGSEGFAIGVAVADHPSGPWKDAIGQALITDNTPNDVKLNIDPAIFYNGDDIWMYWGSWNAGRRVKLKENMIELAGTPEDIKIKDFFEAPWMHYFRGNYYFSYASGYPSTTNYSMAPSLNGPWTPKGVINDKMENSETNHQAIFKYLGHWYFMYHGANSPGGWTYRRSVNIDYLYYDRNGLIQKIKHTDGVDPVNNALLEEGGYRLTVSHSNLALEDNDGVVVQQTADEKNKTQLWVLAHGDSARYYTLKNFATGRYYCPPKTLLDTVKTSETSCEIRIENASAKKGYFLFTDYDSDYLGDVLNISKEVGMPVITWVRTGTDNQKVQFAKAELPKVEPPKDSSNVETPPDSGNGGTTGIAHGSRGSMDALKTLTLQQIYYDASARVIHLGADASWALLDVNGVVVRRGYGREISVRSVCSGMYFVRNGRTTAMVMVR